The Solibacillus isronensis genome contains a region encoding:
- a CDS encoding MurR/RpiR family transcriptional regulator, with protein sequence MENLTICENIKKKYIRLSKGQRKVAQFVMDNPNIVGTHTASEVGRLADVSESTVIRFCYSMDLAGFSELQDKLKEYLMDKGEVTEVKQAMPVKKIRNHIGADIVKKDIANISKTFNQLKEQDVEEVVQLLHTSKKIHFLGFRQSTPVAFWMYSNVNRLRDHVHFIPHEADKIAQQLAYMDEDSLLFVISLDEEYEDMATTVEIAKRKNVKIVAIRNKELTSQEPANPVLIVPNTKEAGATCTIAIFSLLHILVESMVSQNPQQYEQYNKKTNGALNTPNLIAIS encoded by the coding sequence ATGGAGAATTTGACTATTTGCGAAAATATTAAGAAGAAGTATATTCGTCTTTCTAAGGGGCAGCGAAAAGTTGCTCAGTTTGTTATGGATAATCCGAATATAGTGGGGACACATACCGCCTCCGAAGTAGGAAGGTTAGCAGATGTAAGTGAATCGACTGTAATCAGATTTTGCTATTCAATGGATTTAGCAGGTTTTAGTGAGCTCCAAGATAAACTGAAGGAATATTTAATGGATAAAGGTGAAGTAACGGAAGTTAAACAAGCGATGCCTGTTAAAAAAATCCGAAATCACATTGGAGCGGACATTGTAAAAAAAGATATCGCCAATATATCTAAAACATTCAACCAGTTAAAAGAACAGGATGTTGAAGAAGTTGTGCAATTGTTACATACATCAAAGAAAATCCATTTTTTAGGTTTCAGACAATCGACACCAGTTGCTTTTTGGATGTACAGCAATGTCAACAGGTTACGTGACCATGTTCATTTTATTCCTCATGAGGCAGATAAAATTGCACAACAACTTGCGTATATGGATGAAGATTCATTGCTTTTCGTTATATCGCTTGATGAAGAGTATGAAGATATGGCAACAACAGTAGAAATCGCTAAAAGAAAAAATGTTAAAATTGTCGCAATCCGTAACAAAGAGCTTACATCTCAAGAACCGGCTAACCCCGTACTTATTGTTCCCAATACAAAAGAAGCCGGAGCCACATGTACAATTGCTATATTCTCTCTATTACATATATTAGTGGAATCAATGGTAAGCCAAAACCCACAACAATATGAGCAATATAATAAAAAGACAAATGGCGCGCTCAATACGCCGAATTTAATAGCAATCAGCTAA
- a CDS encoding NAD(P)-dependent oxidoreductase has protein sequence MKIAVIGAAGKAGTHILREAIMRNFDVTAIVKNKATVQEENINIIESDLFNLTKEQIAPFDILINAFAPLPGEEHLHVDAGEHLISLLEGTEKKLFVIGSSGCLFVDREKTVRLMDLEDYPEDLAIAAKAQLQNLRDLESSSIQWSFAIPSAMFDSDGPRTGHYIKGEEKILVNSQFNSYISYADFAVALLDEIEKNEYPNTTFTVASENVTAAS, from the coding sequence ATGAAAATTGCAGTTATTGGAGCTGCAGGTAAGGCAGGAACTCATATTTTAAGAGAAGCCATCATGAGAAACTTTGATGTGACAGCGATCGTAAAAAATAAGGCAACAGTACAAGAAGAAAATATCAATATTATTGAAAGCGACCTGTTTAATTTAACAAAGGAACAAATTGCTCCTTTCGATATTTTAATTAATGCTTTTGCTCCGCTACCAGGGGAAGAACATTTACATGTTGATGCCGGTGAACATTTAATTTCCTTACTTGAAGGAACAGAGAAAAAATTGTTCGTGATTGGTAGTTCAGGCTGCCTTTTTGTTGATCGTGAAAAAACAGTTCGACTTATGGATCTTGAAGATTATCCTGAAGATCTGGCTATCGCGGCAAAGGCTCAATTGCAAAACCTACGTGATTTGGAAAGCTCTTCAATCCAATGGTCCTTTGCGATTCCATCGGCTATGTTCGATTCGGATGGACCACGTACCGGCCATTACATTAAAGGCGAAGAGAAGATTCTAGTAAACTCGCAATTTAACAGTTATATCAGTTATGCTGATTTTGCTGTCGCATTGCTTGATGAAATCGAAAAAAATGAATACCCTAATACAACATTTACTGTTGCATCTGAAAATGTAACAGCCGCATCTTAA
- a CDS encoding antibiotic biosynthesis monooxygenase family protein, with the protein MFVQIRKWIVTEGNSLKIIERFSKKTGQGPSMLEQREGFIGRELLVKNVRRGEEEVVMIIRWESEDAWKAWEKSPEHIAGHKAKIKEHGGKPPKPDFVISMEHGNYTVVE; encoded by the coding sequence ATGTTCGTACAAATTCGCAAATGGATCGTAACAGAAGGCAACTCGCTTAAAATTATCGAGCGCTTTAGCAAAAAAACTGGTCAAGGTCCATCGATGCTTGAACAACGCGAAGGATTTATTGGCCGTGAACTGCTTGTAAAAAATGTGCGACGTGGTGAAGAGGAAGTTGTAATGATTATTCGTTGGGAATCGGAAGATGCATGGAAAGCCTGGGAGAAGAGCCCTGAGCATATTGCGGGCCACAAAGCGAAAATCAAAGAGCATGGCGGTAAACCACCTAAACCGGATTTCGTTATTTCAATGGAGCACGGAAATTACACAGTTGTAGAATAA
- a CDS encoding DsbA family oxidoreductase, which produces MKIEVWSDYVCPFCYIGKKQLEIALDELGYGDSIEVAYKSYLLDPSTPVDTTSSVYEELSRKYQISLDEVKKMTANVTSRAKEVGLEYNFDEMKSANTVKAHRLAKWAETEGKEKEFTERVLKAYFLEGEAIGQTEVLLTLAKEVGLSAEKARQVIESDEYMEQVQQDIAVAQNLGVRGVPFFVIDNKYGISGAQPQEVFEQTIEKAAQEIGLRKPLKMQGVDGAACTDDSCDI; this is translated from the coding sequence ATGAAAATCGAAGTATGGTCTGACTATGTATGTCCTTTTTGCTATATCGGCAAGAAACAATTAGAAATCGCATTAGATGAACTTGGGTACGGAGATTCAATTGAAGTAGCCTATAAAAGCTATTTATTGGATCCTTCCACACCAGTTGATACGACAAGCTCTGTATATGAAGAACTGTCACGAAAATATCAGATTTCATTAGATGAAGTGAAGAAGATGACAGCAAATGTTACATCACGTGCCAAAGAAGTAGGGCTTGAGTACAATTTTGATGAAATGAAAAGTGCAAACACTGTAAAAGCGCACCGTTTAGCAAAATGGGCTGAAACAGAAGGGAAAGAAAAAGAGTTTACCGAGCGCGTTTTAAAAGCTTACTTTTTAGAAGGTGAAGCGATCGGACAAACTGAGGTATTACTGACATTAGCAAAAGAAGTAGGGTTATCTGCAGAAAAAGCTCGTCAAGTTATTGAGAGCGATGAGTATATGGAACAGGTGCAACAAGATATTGCAGTCGCTCAAAATCTTGGTGTACGTGGTGTTCCTTTCTTTGTCATTGATAATAAGTACGGCATTTCAGGTGCACAGCCACAGGAAGTGTTTGAACAAACGATTGAAAAGGCAGCACAGGAAATTGGTTTACGTAAGCCTTTGAAAATGCAAGGGGTAGACGGTGCTGCATGTACCGATGATTCTTGTGATATTTAA
- a CDS encoding FAD-dependent oxidoreductase: protein MKQSLWLPTHSDFAAPTLQESINCDICIIGGGISGIYTAYSLAKEGLSVALIEAMPQFAQGTTGYSTGKLTVQHNLIYSKLNEEDGKIYYEANKQAIEQAVSESSTSFSRATSYVYTATPQGKEQLLNEAESYKKIGIPFLATKDIELSVPVELALGIKNEGQINPVEFTNTYVHLARKHGAQLYLNTRVTKLEMSKNCLHTSNDHTVQYKKLILCTHYPIESIRQLYSMKLQIKRSYLTATKYSQLLEGQYLSVDAQSRTIRTALIDNQPYFIYGGQSHTAGSTSDTDPFYETLQHELTTDFELPPYEYGWSAQDVMTADQIPYIGQLSPGDDSLYIATGFNKWGLSSSLVAGTLLTNLIKRIANPAAALFSPNRSNFGKTFYFMLQTGGMIGKELVKGYIDRPDAPKCTHLGCKTRWNVADDTWDCPCHGSRYNAKGEVIEGPAVYPLKMKKSGNS, encoded by the coding sequence TTGAAACAATCTCTCTGGCTTCCAACACATTCAGATTTTGCTGCCCCTACTCTGCAAGAATCGATTAACTGCGACATATGTATAATTGGAGGGGGAATCAGTGGTATTTATACTGCATATTCGCTGGCTAAAGAGGGGCTTAGTGTCGCGCTAATCGAAGCAATGCCTCAGTTTGCACAAGGAACAACAGGCTATTCTACAGGAAAATTGACAGTACAGCATAATCTCATTTACTCAAAACTCAATGAAGAAGATGGTAAAATTTACTACGAGGCGAATAAACAAGCTATTGAACAAGCTGTTTCCGAAAGTAGCACCAGCTTTTCTCGTGCTACTTCGTACGTTTATACAGCTACCCCTCAAGGAAAAGAGCAGCTTTTAAACGAGGCGGAAAGCTATAAAAAAATCGGTATTCCCTTTCTTGCAACAAAGGACATCGAGCTTTCGGTTCCTGTAGAACTTGCGCTCGGTATCAAAAATGAAGGTCAGATAAATCCTGTCGAGTTTACGAATACGTATGTTCATTTAGCTAGAAAACATGGGGCACAACTTTATTTAAATACGCGAGTGACTAAATTAGAAATGTCCAAAAATTGTCTTCATACAAGCAATGACCATACTGTTCAATATAAAAAGCTAATTTTATGTACACATTACCCGATTGAATCAATTCGACAACTTTATTCGATGAAACTGCAGATTAAACGGTCTTACCTAACAGCAACAAAATATTCACAGCTATTAGAAGGCCAATACTTAAGCGTTGATGCTCAAAGTCGTACAATCCGAACGGCACTTATCGATAATCAGCCCTACTTCATCTATGGCGGACAATCGCATACAGCTGGATCGACAAGCGATACAGACCCGTTTTATGAAACATTGCAGCATGAACTAACAACAGATTTTGAACTTCCGCCATATGAATACGGCTGGAGTGCACAGGATGTCATGACGGCAGACCAAATTCCTTATATCGGCCAGCTGTCACCGGGCGATGACAGTTTGTATATTGCAACGGGCTTTAATAAATGGGGGCTTTCTTCTTCACTTGTTGCAGGAACATTGCTTACAAATCTTATTAAAAGAATTGCAAACCCTGCAGCCGCTTTATTCTCACCGAATCGTTCGAATTTCGGGAAGACATTTTACTTCATGCTGCAAACGGGCGGGATGATTGGAAAAGAGCTTGTAAAAGGCTATATCGACAGACCGGATGCGCCTAAGTGTACACACCTTGGCTGTAAAACAAGATGGAATGTTGCAGATGATACATGGGATTGTCCATGTCATGGATCTCGCTACAACGCAAAAGGCGAAGTTATCGAAGGCCCTGCAGTCTATCCGTTAAAAATGAAAAAATCCGGTAACTCTTAA
- a CDS encoding phosphatase PAP2 family protein, whose amino-acid sequence MKKKVSIFAFVTLLVFIIIALNFDIPSFEAFDMKIRSLLFGNNFIILFHYLGEIKFVIVATVIILLYLAIFKKDFRGVLFVLLTVGVGNGLNQLLKRIFSRPRPEIEDQLTSFSFPSGHAQISVMFFLTLAYMISKWLKNKSWKFITYSVMLVLIFFIGLSRIAEGRHYATDVLAGWSIGYTWFIICVLWYESKKHK is encoded by the coding sequence TTGAAAAAGAAAGTTTCGATTTTTGCATTCGTTACATTGCTGGTGTTTATTATTATTGCACTGAATTTTGATATACCAAGCTTCGAGGCATTTGATATGAAAATCCGCTCTTTATTATTTGGTAATAATTTCATTATTTTATTTCATTATTTAGGAGAAATAAAGTTTGTCATAGTTGCAACCGTTATTATCTTGCTGTATTTGGCAATCTTTAAAAAAGATTTTCGCGGTGTGCTCTTTGTGCTTCTTACAGTTGGGGTTGGAAATGGGCTGAATCAGCTTTTAAAGCGTATTTTTTCACGACCACGTCCGGAAATTGAAGATCAGCTTACTTCATTTAGCTTTCCTTCAGGACATGCGCAAATCAGTGTAATGTTCTTTTTAACGCTCGCATATATGATTTCGAAATGGCTGAAAAATAAAAGTTGGAAATTTATTACATACAGTGTAATGCTAGTCCTTATTTTTTTCATAGGTTTATCACGTATAGCGGAAGGTCGTCACTATGCAACGGATGTTTTAGCAGGGTGGAGTATCGGGTATACTTGGTTTATCATATGCGTATTATGGTATGAGTCAAAAAAGCACAAATAG
- a CDS encoding siderophore ABC transporter substrate-binding protein, with protein MKKWKFLTAAALTLMLAACGSDEETSTKDEANETAKTEETTSSTEASAFPMTVSPLSAGSETEDGKSLTFEDVTFEEMPKNIVVFDYGFLDTLDALGVEGIVGIAANGGKGNFPEHLKEKYLTDSVTDVGSLKQIDFEKVAAANPDAIFISGRQGTFYEELKEITPNVVFIGSDNSNYVDGVFETVDLAAEIFGKQEKAEELKAALQEKVDAVKEKAAGYENALVAMYNDKKISGFDNGEDSRFAYVYNDFGFKPSTTDIKASSHGSDFSYESILSVDPEVLLIIDRTASDVETIKADIENDIIKKTRAYKEGKIVYLDGVNWYFSSNGVTTEAEKLDEILNELK; from the coding sequence ATGAAAAAGTGGAAATTTTTAACGGCAGCAGCATTAACATTAATGTTAGCAGCATGTGGTTCTGATGAAGAAACATCAACAAAGGATGAAGCGAACGAAACTGCTAAAACAGAAGAAACAACTTCATCTACAGAAGCTTCAGCTTTCCCAATGACAGTATCTCCATTATCAGCAGGCAGTGAAACAGAAGATGGTAAGTCTCTTACTTTCGAAGATGTAACATTTGAAGAAATGCCAAAAAACATCGTAGTATTTGACTACGGTTTCTTAGATACACTTGATGCATTAGGTGTTGAAGGTATCGTTGGTATCGCTGCAAACGGCGGTAAAGGTAACTTCCCTGAGCATTTAAAAGAAAAATATTTAACTGATTCAGTTACTGATGTTGGTTCATTAAAACAAATCGACTTCGAAAAAGTAGCAGCTGCTAATCCGGATGCAATTTTCATCTCAGGTCGTCAAGGTACATTCTATGAAGAATTAAAAGAAATTACTCCAAACGTAGTATTCATCGGTTCTGATAACTCAAACTATGTTGATGGCGTATTTGAAACGGTTGATTTAGCTGCTGAAATCTTCGGCAAACAAGAAAAAGCTGAAGAGTTAAAAGCTGCATTACAAGAAAAAGTTGACGCTGTAAAAGAAAAAGCAGCTGGCTATGAAAATGCATTAGTAGCAATGTACAACGACAAAAAAATCTCTGGTTTCGACAACGGTGAAGATTCTCGTTTCGCATATGTATACAATGACTTTGGTTTCAAACCATCAACAACTGATATCAAAGCTTCATCACACGGTTCTGACTTCTCGTATGAGTCAATTCTTTCTGTAGACCCAGAAGTATTATTAATCATCGACCGTACAGCATCTGATGTAGAAACAATCAAAGCTGACATCGAAAACGATATCATCAAAAAAACGCGTGCTTACAAAGAAGGCAAAATCGTTTACCTTGATGGCGTAAACTGGTACTTCTCTTCTAATGGTGTAACAACTGAAGCAGAAAAATTAGATGAAATCTTAAATGAATTAAAATAA
- the thrB gene encoding homoserine kinase: protein MSKKWQIKVPGSTANLGPGFDSIGLGLSLYLTLDVTLQDEWEFVHIGDNVPSDTSVESHLIYTIAQQVAKQYNATLPPCKIEMTSELPLARGIGSSAAAIVAAIELADILGDLKLSQQNKLNISSQIEGHPDNATASVLGGLTISSMDEAGIVDTLHIQEMDAAFVVFIPNIELKTAASRGVLPEELKRSYAVRASANANMLAASLIAKDYERIGRYMEADLFHEPFRANLIPAYNEIREAAKKAGAYGTALSGAGPTLISMIPLALSEQFVESMQQQFPDHQVVVTTASPSGSTVTLINNKMIDKTLR, encoded by the coding sequence ATGAGTAAAAAGTGGCAAATCAAAGTTCCTGGCAGTACAGCAAATTTAGGTCCTGGATTTGACTCCATTGGTCTTGGATTATCGCTCTATCTAACATTGGATGTCACATTACAAGATGAGTGGGAATTTGTGCATATTGGTGACAATGTGCCATCTGATACGTCAGTCGAATCGCATTTAATTTATACAATCGCACAGCAGGTAGCAAAGCAATATAATGCAACGCTGCCACCATGTAAAATTGAGATGACTAGTGAGCTTCCCCTTGCACGTGGTATCGGCAGCAGTGCGGCTGCTATTGTAGCTGCTATTGAATTAGCCGATATTTTAGGGGATTTAAAATTATCGCAACAGAATAAGCTGAACATTTCATCTCAAATTGAAGGCCATCCTGATAATGCAACAGCTTCGGTATTAGGGGGATTGACGATTTCTTCAATGGATGAAGCAGGAATTGTCGACACACTGCATATTCAGGAGATGGATGCGGCATTCGTAGTATTTATTCCGAATATCGAACTTAAAACAGCAGCATCACGCGGTGTTTTACCGGAAGAGCTGAAAAGAAGCTATGCAGTACGTGCAAGTGCCAATGCGAATATGCTCGCTGCTTCCCTTATTGCAAAGGATTATGAGCGAATTGGACGATATATGGAAGCGGATCTTTTCCATGAGCCTTTCCGTGCAAACCTTATTCCCGCATATAATGAAATTCGCGAAGCTGCAAAAAAGGCTGGAGCGTATGGTACTGCATTAAGTGGTGCCGGTCCAACATTAATCTCGATGATTCCGCTCGCTTTATCCGAACAATTTGTCGAATCAATGCAGCAACAATTTCCGGACCATCAAGTCGTAGTGACAACCGCTTCACCATCCGGCTCAACTGTCACACTTATTAATAATAAAATGATAGATAAAACTCTTCGTTAA
- the zupT gene encoding zinc transporter ZupT: MDENVLLALGLTLFAGLATGIGSLIAFFTTRTNKKFLSVALGFSAGVMIYVSLVEIFVKAKDALVNVHGETIGYWYTIIGFFGGMLVIALIDRFIPKGKNPHEVKSVEDVQKAQLIGNEDVEADRLMKMGLFTALAIAIHNFPEGIATFMAVLQDPNVGFAIAIAVAIHNIPEGIAVAIPIFYATGKRMKAFKWSFASGLSEPFGALIAYLVLMQFMTDTLFGIVFAGVAGIMVFISIDELLPAAKKYDEAHSSIYGLIAGMAVMAISLVMLT, translated from the coding sequence ATGGATGAGAATGTATTATTAGCGTTAGGCTTAACATTGTTTGCAGGGCTTGCTACGGGTATTGGTAGTTTGATCGCATTTTTTACAACACGCACAAATAAGAAGTTTCTTTCGGTTGCATTAGGCTTTTCGGCAGGTGTTATGATTTATGTATCACTTGTTGAGATTTTTGTAAAAGCGAAAGACGCATTAGTAAACGTTCATGGGGAAACAATAGGGTATTGGTACACCATCATCGGCTTTTTCGGAGGGATGCTCGTAATTGCCTTAATTGACCGCTTTATTCCGAAAGGGAAAAATCCGCATGAAGTAAAGTCTGTAGAAGATGTTCAAAAAGCTCAATTGATTGGGAATGAAGATGTAGAAGCAGACCGCCTGATGAAAATGGGATTATTTACAGCGCTGGCAATCGCGATTCATAACTTTCCTGAAGGTATTGCGACATTTATGGCGGTACTGCAAGATCCGAATGTCGGATTTGCGATAGCAATTGCGGTAGCAATTCATAATATCCCTGAAGGTATTGCGGTAGCCATTCCTATTTTTTATGCAACAGGGAAGCGTATGAAGGCATTTAAATGGTCGTTCGCCTCTGGTTTGTCAGAGCCGTTCGGTGCGCTTATTGCCTACTTAGTACTAATGCAATTTATGACAGATACATTGTTCGGTATTGTTTTTGCTGGTGTTGCAGGGATTATGGTATTTATTTCGATTGATGAACTGTTGCCGGCTGCTAAAAAATATGATGAAGCTCATTCCTCTATTTACGGATTAATAGCAGGTATGGCAGTTATGGCCATCAGCTTAGTGATGTTAACTTAA
- the thrC gene encoding threonine synthase: MWKGLIEEYKQYLPVTENTPALSLNEGNTPLIPLVNLSKELGIELYGKIEGANPTGSFKDRGMVFAVAKAIEEGSKVVICASTGNTSAAAAAYAARAGIQSIVVIPKGKVALGKLAQACMYGAKIIEIDGNFDDALNIVRKIGENTPIALVNSVNPYRIEGQKTAAFEIVDQLGQAPDYLCIPVGNAGNITAYWKGFKEYNEAKQSGLPKMYGFEAEGSAAIVQGAPIANPETVATAIRIGNPASWKFAETARDESGGLIDSVTDDEILDAYKLIANKEGIFVEPGSAASLAGVIKSVKTGEIAAGSRVVTVFTGNGLKDPDTAMNVSTVDLVSLQNDEQEIRNYIEGVFSL, encoded by the coding sequence ATGTGGAAAGGTCTTATCGAAGAATATAAACAGTACCTACCTGTTACTGAAAATACACCTGCTTTATCACTAAATGAAGGAAATACGCCACTAATTCCATTAGTAAATTTATCTAAAGAGCTTGGAATTGAGTTATACGGGAAAATTGAAGGCGCTAACCCAACAGGTTCGTTTAAAGACCGTGGTATGGTATTTGCTGTTGCAAAAGCAATTGAAGAAGGCTCTAAAGTTGTCATTTGTGCTTCTACAGGCAATACATCTGCGGCAGCTGCAGCATATGCGGCACGTGCCGGTATTCAGTCAATCGTTGTCATTCCTAAAGGCAAAGTAGCACTTGGTAAATTGGCACAAGCTTGCATGTACGGTGCGAAAATTATTGAAATTGACGGCAACTTTGATGATGCATTAAATATTGTGCGCAAAATCGGGGAAAATACTCCAATCGCACTTGTTAACTCTGTAAACCCATATCGTATTGAAGGCCAAAAAACAGCGGCGTTTGAAATTGTAGATCAACTTGGCCAAGCCCCAGACTACTTATGTATTCCTGTAGGAAACGCAGGGAATATTACAGCTTACTGGAAAGGCTTTAAAGAATATAATGAAGCAAAACAAAGCGGTCTTCCTAAAATGTACGGTTTTGAAGCAGAAGGTTCCGCTGCAATCGTGCAAGGAGCACCAATTGCAAATCCGGAAACTGTAGCAACAGCGATTCGTATCGGGAACCCAGCAAGCTGGAAGTTCGCTGAAACAGCTCGTGATGAATCAGGCGGTTTAATTGATTCAGTAACAGATGATGAAATTTTAGACGCTTATAAACTAATCGCCAACAAAGAAGGTATCTTTGTCGAACCTGGTTCAGCTGCTTCATTAGCTGGTGTCATCAAGTCAGTGAAAACCGGCGAAATCGCTGCAGGCAGTCGTGTTGTTACAGTCTTTACTGGTAACGGCTTAAAAGATCCGGATACAGCTATGAATGTTTCGACTGTAGACCTCGTCTCACTTCAAAATGATGAGCAGGAAATCCGTAATTATATCGAGGGCGTATTTAGTCTATGA
- a CDS encoding manganese-dependent inorganic pyrophosphatase codes for MSKTLVFGHKNPDTDTITSAIVYAYLKQQLGVDAEAVRLGELNNETKYAIEKFNFEAPRLIANVKDEGAQVILVDHNEFQQSADGIEEVQITEVIDHHRIANFVTADPVYFRAEPVGCTATILNKLYKENNVEIPANIAGLMLSAIISDTLLFKSPTCTEQDVKAGEELAAIANVDTAQYGLAMLKAGADLSDKSLEDLLSLDAKGFEFGEYKATVAQVNAVDIEDVLGRQEELENLLNKNIADNGLDLFFFVVTDILNNDSTAVAAGQVAEEAAKAFGATMVNGRISLPGVVSRKKQIVPVLTENLK; via the coding sequence ATGAGTAAAACATTAGTTTTCGGACATAAAAATCCAGATACAGATACAATTACTTCAGCAATTGTTTATGCATACTTAAAACAACAATTAGGTGTAGATGCAGAAGCAGTTCGACTTGGAGAATTAAATAACGAAACAAAGTATGCAATAGAAAAATTCAACTTTGAAGCACCACGTCTAATTGCTAACGTAAAAGATGAAGGAGCACAAGTAATTTTAGTAGACCATAATGAGTTCCAGCAATCAGCAGATGGAATCGAAGAAGTACAAATCACTGAAGTAATCGATCATCACCGTATTGCGAATTTTGTAACAGCTGATCCAGTATATTTCCGTGCTGAGCCTGTAGGTTGTACAGCGACAATCTTAAATAAATTATATAAAGAAAATAATGTAGAAATTCCGGCTAACATTGCAGGTTTAATGCTTTCTGCTATTATTTCGGATACATTATTATTCAAATCGCCAACATGCACAGAGCAAGATGTGAAAGCTGGCGAAGAATTGGCAGCAATTGCAAATGTTGATACTGCACAATATGGTTTAGCTATGCTAAAAGCAGGTGCGGACCTTTCAGATAAGTCACTGGAAGATTTATTGTCATTGGATGCAAAAGGCTTTGAATTTGGTGAATATAAAGCGACAGTTGCCCAAGTAAATGCAGTGGATATTGAAGACGTTCTTGGTCGCCAAGAAGAGCTTGAAAACTTATTGAACAAAAATATTGCGGATAATGGCCTAGATTTATTCTTCTTCGTCGTAACAGATATTTTAAACAATGATTCAACAGCAGTAGCAGCTGGACAAGTTGCCGAAGAAGCAGCAAAAGCGTTTGGTGCAACAATGGTTAATGGTCGCATCAGCTTACCAGGCGTTGTATCACGCAAAAAACAAATCGTTCCAGTTTTAACAGAAAACTTAAAATAA
- a CDS encoding MFS transporter, whose amino-acid sequence MSVETNEQKPLSRNKLLRIAGVGWMFDAMDVGILSFIIAALAVDWGLNSSQMGWIASVNSIGMAVGALFFGVLADKVGRKQIFMWTLILFSVASGLSAFTTTLTLFLILRFFVGMGLGGELPVASTLVSESVKAEERGRVVVLLESFWAGGWLIAALIAYFVIPAEFWPIEGWRVALLITAIPAIYAIYIRMKLPDSPQFRVKEESKKRSVFQNIATLWEKKYARSTLMLWILWFAVVFSYYGMFLWLPSVMVGKGFDLISSFKYVLIMTLAQLPGYFTAAWFIEKFGRKFVLVTYLLGTAASAFVFGGAETIETLLISGMLLSFFNLGAWGALYAYTPEQYPAIVRGTGAGMAAAIGRVGGIFGPLLVGTLLTKGYDISYIFAIFCVAIVIGVLAVIFLGKETKQTELL is encoded by the coding sequence ATGTCGGTGGAAACAAATGAACAAAAGCCCCTATCACGTAATAAACTTCTACGTATAGCTGGGGTTGGATGGATGTTCGATGCAATGGATGTCGGAATACTATCTTTTATCATTGCAGCGCTTGCAGTTGACTGGGGATTAAATAGTAGTCAAATGGGTTGGATTGCAAGTGTAAACTCGATTGGTATGGCAGTTGGTGCGCTGTTTTTTGGTGTACTTGCAGACAAAGTAGGACGTAAGCAAATCTTTATGTGGACACTAATACTATTCTCAGTTGCGAGTGGTTTATCCGCATTTACAACAACTTTGACGCTCTTTTTAATTTTACGCTTTTTTGTCGGCATGGGGCTTGGCGGGGAATTACCTGTTGCTTCAACGCTTGTATCTGAAAGTGTAAAAGCTGAAGAACGCGGAAGAGTTGTCGTTTTACTTGAAAGTTTTTGGGCTGGAGGCTGGCTAATCGCCGCGCTTATTGCCTATTTCGTTATACCGGCTGAATTTTGGCCAATTGAAGGATGGCGAGTTGCACTATTAATTACGGCAATCCCTGCAATTTATGCAATTTATATAAGAATGAAATTACCGGACTCTCCACAGTTCAGGGTAAAAGAAGAGTCGAAAAAACGTTCGGTGTTCCAAAATATCGCAACGTTATGGGAGAAGAAATATGCACGTTCTACACTAATGCTTTGGATTTTATGGTTTGCAGTTGTATTTTCTTACTATGGCATGTTTTTATGGTTACCAAGTGTAATGGTTGGCAAGGGATTTGATTTAATATCAAGTTTTAAATATGTATTAATCATGACGTTAGCCCAATTACCGGGTTATTTTACAGCTGCTTGGTTCATCGAGAAATTTGGGCGCAAATTTGTATTAGTTACATATTTATTAGGGACTGCAGCAAGTGCCTTTGTATTCGGTGGTGCAGAAACGATCGAAACATTGTTGATTTCCGGTATGTTGCTTTCGTTCTTTAACTTAGGAGCATGGGGTGCCTTATATGCGTATACACCTGAGCAATATCCGGCAATTGTACGTGGAACGGGAGCGGGTATGGCTGCAGCAATAGGTCGTGTTGGAGGTATTTTCGGTCCGTTATTAGTTGGGACACTCCTGACAAAAGGCTATGATATTAGCTATATTTTCGCGATTTTCTGTGTGGCCATCGTCATTGGAGTGTTGGCGGTTATTTTTTTAGGGAAAGAAACAAAGCAAACAGAATTACTATAG